The Hemicordylus capensis ecotype Gifberg chromosome 6, rHemCap1.1.pri, whole genome shotgun sequence genome window below encodes:
- the VPS25 gene encoding vacuolar protein-sorting-associated protein 25 isoform X3 codes for MKCQDNPEVGNDVLQPNVDTRQKQLTAWCSLVLSYCRVNKLYVMTVLEAQESPLFNNRKLQRKFPLESILVVLEELRKKGNLEWLDKNKSSFLVMWRRPEEWGKLIYQWVSKNGLTNSVFTLYELSNGDDTENEEFHGLEESMLLRALQALQQEHKAEIITLDDGRGVKFF; via the exons ATGAAATGCCAAGACAACCCGGAAGTTGGGAACGATGT GTTGCAGCCCAATGTGGACACAAGGCAGAAGCAGCTGACTGCTTGGTGTTCCTTGGTGCTCTCGTATTGCCGTGTCAACAAGCTTTACGTTATGACAGTCCTGGAGGCCCAAGAAAGTCCACTGTTCAATAACCGGAAACTGCAAC GAAAATTCCCTTTGGAATCCATCCTTGTTGTGTTAGAAGAGCTGAGGAAAAAAG GGAATCTTGAATGGCTTGACAAAAACAAATCCAGCTTCCTGGTCATGTGGCGACGGCCAGAAGAATGGGGCAAGCTCATCTATCAGTGG GTGTCAAAGAATGGACTCACCAACTCTGTTTTTACACTGTATGAGCTGTCTAATGGGGATGACACAGAGAACGAAG AATTCCATGGTTTGGAAGAATCCATGCTACTTCGTGCCCTACAGGCTTTGCAGCAGGAACATAAGGCTGAAATCATCACGTTGGATGATGGACGGGGCGTCAAGTTCTTTTAA
- the VPS25 gene encoding vacuolar protein-sorting-associated protein 25 isoform X2 — MMSFEWPWQYCFPPFFTLQPNVDTRQKQLTAWCSLVLSYCRVNKLYVMTVLEAQESPLFNNRKLQRKFPLESILVVLEELRKKGNLEWLDKNKSSFLVMWRRPEEWGKLIYQWVSKNGLTNSVFTLYELSNGDDTENEEFHGLEESMLLRALQALQQEHKAEIITLDDGRGVKFF; from the exons ATGATGAGTTTCGAGTGGCCCTGGCAGTACTGCTTTCCGCCCTTCTTCAC GTTGCAGCCCAATGTGGACACAAGGCAGAAGCAGCTGACTGCTTGGTGTTCCTTGGTGCTCTCGTATTGCCGTGTCAACAAGCTTTACGTTATGACAGTCCTGGAGGCCCAAGAAAGTCCACTGTTCAATAACCGGAAACTGCAAC GAAAATTCCCTTTGGAATCCATCCTTGTTGTGTTAGAAGAGCTGAGGAAAAAAG GGAATCTTGAATGGCTTGACAAAAACAAATCCAGCTTCCTGGTCATGTGGCGACGGCCAGAAGAATGGGGCAAGCTCATCTATCAGTGG GTGTCAAAGAATGGACTCACCAACTCTGTTTTTACACTGTATGAGCTGTCTAATGGGGATGACACAGAGAACGAAG AATTCCATGGTTTGGAAGAATCCATGCTACTTCGTGCCCTACAGGCTTTGCAGCAGGAACATAAGGCTGAAATCATCACGTTGGATGATGGACGGGGCGTCAAGTTCTTTTAA
- the VPS25 gene encoding vacuolar protein-sorting-associated protein 25 isoform X1, which translates to MCESESFFGDGHVYLSLNVLQPNVDTRQKQLTAWCSLVLSYCRVNKLYVMTVLEAQESPLFNNRKLQRKFPLESILVVLEELRKKGNLEWLDKNKSSFLVMWRRPEEWGKLIYQWVSKNGLTNSVFTLYELSNGDDTENEEFHGLEESMLLRALQALQQEHKAEIITLDDGRGVKFF; encoded by the exons ATGTGTGAATCGGAAAGTTTCTTTGGAGATGGTCACGTTTATCTTTCATTGAACGT GTTGCAGCCCAATGTGGACACAAGGCAGAAGCAGCTGACTGCTTGGTGTTCCTTGGTGCTCTCGTATTGCCGTGTCAACAAGCTTTACGTTATGACAGTCCTGGAGGCCCAAGAAAGTCCACTGTTCAATAACCGGAAACTGCAAC GAAAATTCCCTTTGGAATCCATCCTTGTTGTGTTAGAAGAGCTGAGGAAAAAAG GGAATCTTGAATGGCTTGACAAAAACAAATCCAGCTTCCTGGTCATGTGGCGACGGCCAGAAGAATGGGGCAAGCTCATCTATCAGTGG GTGTCAAAGAATGGACTCACCAACTCTGTTTTTACACTGTATGAGCTGTCTAATGGGGATGACACAGAGAACGAAG AATTCCATGGTTTGGAAGAATCCATGCTACTTCGTGCCCTACAGGCTTTGCAGCAGGAACATAAGGCTGAAATCATCACGTTGGATGATGGACGGGGCGTCAAGTTCTTTTAA